A window of Elusimicrobiota bacterium genomic DNA:
CCCGAACTGCTCGATCATGCAGAAGGTCACCATCGGCGACGGCTGCTTCATCGGCATCGGAGCCGTCGTGCTGCGCAGCGTCGAAGCCGGGGCCAAGATGTTCGGCAACCCCGCCATGCGGATCGTCGTCCCATCCGGCGCGTGAGGCGGCGGCCGGCGCTCGGCCCGAACGAGGCTCACGTCTGGCTCGTCGCGGACGAGGCGATCGAGGCCCGTCCCGGCCTTCTCGCGGAGTACCGCCGCCTGCTCTCGCCGGACGAGGAGCGGCGGCTGCGGCGGCTGAGCCATGACCGGGCGCGGCGCGAATATCTGACCGCCCGCGCCCTGTGCCGCACCGTCCTTTCGCGGTACGCCGACGTCGACCCCGGGGATTGGCGCTTCGCCCGGAACGAGCACGGGCGGCCGGAGGTCTCCGGGCCGCGAGGCCGCGGGCGCCTGCGCTTCAATCTGTCGGGAACGAGAGGCCTGACCGCGTGCGCGGTGACCTGGGAGCTCGACGCCGGGGTCGACGTCGAGGCCCTGAGGACGGTCGGGGCCGCCGACGGGCTCGCGGACCGCTTCTTTTCCCCGCTGGAGGCGCGCGTCCTCAGGGACCTGCCTCCCGCCCGCCGGCGGGAGCGCTTCCTCGAATACTGGACGCTCAAGGAATCCTACATCAAGGCCACGGGCAAGGGGCTCTCGATCCCGCTCGACCGCTTCTCGTTCCATCTCGACGAGGGGCCGGGCATCCGGATCTCGTTCGCCCCCGGGATCGAGGACTCGCCGCGGCGATGGCAGTTCGCCCTCCTGAGGCCGACGGACGGCCACGTCCTGGCCTTGGGAGTGCGGCGCTCCAGCGGAGCCGAGGTAGCGGTCACGTCGCGAGAGACCGTGCCGCTTCGTGACGCCGGCGCCGCGCCGCGCTGACCGGCCGCGCCGGCGGGGCGGAAAGGGCGCGGATCGCCTCCTCGGGAGACTTGAAATGGTCCAAGAGGGCGTGCAGCCAGCGCTCGATGCCGAACGCGACGCAGCCCGTGTAGGCGGGCTTGCCGTCGGCGGTCGTTATGCGGCAGCGGTCTCCGAAGAAGTTCCGGTGGAAATTCATCGAGCCGAACGCCAGCGATCCCCCGTAGACGAACTCCTCCTTCGTCGGGAACAGGGCCTGCATCGAGGCCCTCGGGTTCGCGGGCTGGAAGAAGGGGTCGGTGGCGGCCTTGATCTCGAACGGCAGACCGAGCCCGCGGAGGAACCCCTGGATCATGCCCTTGAACGAAAGGAGGTGCTCCTGGACAGCGTCCATGGGGCCGACGCAGACGATCTCGCGCATCGAGAAGCCCCAGAGCCGCGACAAGCCGGCGTATTCCGTCTCGTTGCGGAAGCAGCTCGCGATCGTCGTGACGTACGCCGGCGCGTCGAGGCGCGTGTCCTGCAGGTGCAGATAGACGTTGTAGCAGGCGGCCGAGGGGAGGACGTGCGCGCTCGACGTCATGTGCTCCGCCGCGATCTCCTCGACGCCGGCTTTGAGCGCGTACTCCGCCTCGAGCTTCGACGCGGCGATCCTGGAGACGGACGCCGCCAGGTGCGGGAAATTCTTGAAGTAATCGAAGCGGCTCAGGTCCTTGACGCGCATCAGCGGGGGGAACAGCATCGGAGCCGCCCGGCGCGTCCGCGCCCACTCCAGGAACCGCCGGTCCAACATCGTACGGATGCGGACCATCTCGGGACCCAACGTCGCCAGCCCCTGCTCGACGCTATACGCTGACTTGAGTCCTCTCATTTTTCCCCTCCTCCAGGATGTTGGTCCGGATCAGCCGCAAGGTGCGCAGCGAATTCGCGGCCGACCCGGCCGCCAGCGGGATCCGCCTGCCGGTGAGCTCTTCCATGAAATAGACGAAGTTGATGAACGTGACCGAATCCAGGATCCGGTTGTCGATCAAGTCGGTGTCCAGATCGATCTCCTTGACGTCAGGCCTCTCCCGCAGCAGCCACTTCTTGACCTCTCCGATCCGTTCGTCGTCCATGTGTCCTCCTTCCTAATGCAACGCGTCGAGCCGCTCGACCATGCCGTAGGTCCGCAAGAAGGCGAGGGACCGGGAGAGGAGTATCCCGTGCTGCTTCCGCCGTCCGGGCTGCCGGAGCAGCTCCCGACGGAACCCGTAGGCGTCCCGGATCCCCGCGTCCGCGTACATCTGCGGGTTGTAGAACGACTGGAGGGTGAAGGAGACGTACTCCTTGAGCTGGCCGCGGAAGACCGCCTCTTCCTCGGGGCCCAAGCGGCCGAGCAGCGCGTGAAGGTGCCGGGCGATCTGCCGGCCGGCGGCGATGTGCCTCGATTCGTCGGCGTGGTGCGCCGCGTTCAGGGCGCGGACGATCGGGGGCAGCCGCGCGTCCCCGCTCATCCGGATGTTGAAATGATCCCCGATCTCCTCGAATATGAGGATGCGCAGGAACACCAGGAAGAGGTCGAGCTCGGGGCGGATGTCGTCCTCCGAGACGCTGACCGTCGAATCGGGATAGATCTTGCCGTACCGCCGGCAGAATTCCGAGAAGAACCACATGTGGTGGTTCTCTTCAGCGATGAACCGGTGGAAGAAATCGGAAGGGACCTCGAAGCCGCCCGTGTGGATGTGCCGGCTGATCACCATGATCAGCTCGCGCTCGCCGTGAAGGGTCAGGCTGAAGAAATTCAGGAGCGCGCGCCGGCTGAGCGCCTTCAGGGTCCGCTCGTCGAGGACGTCCATCAGCGGCGTGCCGTGGACGGACATGAGCTCCGGCGGCATCAGCCATTCGTCCTCGCCGATGCTTCCCGGCCATGCGAAGCGGCGGCGAGGATCGCAGTCGCGCTCGATCGAGCTCGCCGTCAGCTTCTCCAGAACCGCCGCGTAGGCCTCGCTCATGACCCCTCCTCCGACTCGCGCGCCTGAGCGGTAGTGTAGTCCGGCGCGGCCGGGAATCCCATTCGCGCTGTGTCATGATTTTATATGCGCCGGCTTCAAACCGCCAGAGATTACAGGCCGCCGCCTCATCGGATTGTTTGACCTAAATCAACTAACGACCCTCGATGCCGTGATAGAATCGGGCTTATGGAAGCCAACTGCGCCTCGAAGCGTTCGTGCCGGTTATTCGAGTTCCTCGAGTCCTCGATCGGCAAAAAAATCATGGTCGCCGCGGCGGGGATACTCCTGTGCGGCTTCCTCGTCACCCACCTCGCCGGGAACCTGCTGATGTTCGCCGGCGGCTCGGCCTTCGACCGTTACGCCGAGGCGCTGGAGCACAACCCGCTGCTTCCGATCGCCGAGCTCGGCCTCGCGGCGCTGTTCCTCCTTCACATAGTCCTCTCCATCCGGGCCACGCTCGCCAACCGGGCCGCCCGCCCCGAGGGCTACCAGGTCTATAAGGGAAAGGGCGCGCGCACGCCCGGCTCGCGCACGATGGCGATCACGGGGCTGCTCATCCTCGCCTT
This region includes:
- a CDS encoding 4'-phosphopantetheinyl transferase superfamily protein, giving the protein MRRRPALGPNEAHVWLVADEAIEARPGLLAEYRRLLSPDEERRLRRLSHDRARREYLTARALCRTVLSRYADVDPGDWRFARNEHGRPEVSGPRGRGRLRFNLSGTRGLTACAVTWELDAGVDVEALRTVGAADGLADRFFSPLEARVLRDLPPARRRERFLEYWTLKESYIKATGKGLSIPLDRFSFHLDEGPGIRISFAPGIEDSPRRWQFALLRPTDGHVLALGVRRSSGAEVAVTSRETVPLRDAGAAPR
- a CDS encoding acyl carrier protein, which translates into the protein MDDERIGEVKKWLLRERPDVKEIDLDTDLIDNRILDSVTFINFVYFMEELTGRRIPLAAGSAANSLRTLRLIRTNILEEGKNERTQVSV
- a CDS encoding diiron oxygenase, giving the protein MSEAYAAVLEKLTASSIERDCDPRRRFAWPGSIGEDEWLMPPELMSVHGTPLMDVLDERTLKALSRRALLNFFSLTLHGERELIMVISRHIHTGGFEVPSDFFHRFIAEENHHMWFFSEFCRRYGKIYPDSTVSVSEDDIRPELDLFLVFLRILIFEEIGDHFNIRMSGDARLPPIVRALNAAHHADESRHIAAGRQIARHLHALLGRLGPEEEAVFRGQLKEYVSFTLQSFYNPQMYADAGIRDAYGFRRELLRQPGRRKQHGILLSRSLAFLRTYGMVERLDALH
- a CDS encoding succinate dehydrogenase cytochrome b subunit, which encodes MEANCASKRSCRLFEFLESSIGKKIMVAAAGILLCGFLVTHLAGNLLMFAGGSAFDRYAEALEHNPLLPIAELGLAALFLLHIVLSIRATLANRAARPEGYQVYKGKGARTPGSRTMAITGLLILAFVIVHVATFKYDVGGLKGQIAGQEESLFSHVVGWFANPWYSIFYVVAVGGVGLHLSHGVQSALQTFGVNHPRYTPALKKLGLAFAFLIFAGFASLPVYFGFIHKTADACCAQVEGGSK